A stretch of the Streptomyces sp. NBC_00654 genome encodes the following:
- a CDS encoding DUF885 domain-containing protein: MSDTSSRALPRQVADAYVDALIELDPITGTYLGVPESSRRLPDFSPAGQAALAALARATLAELDAAEQVPGADSDAERRCGRLLRERLTAELAVHDAEEGLRAVSNIHSPAHSVREVFTVTPTETDEDWAAVVDRLRAVPAALEGYRASLALGLERKLYGGPRPTATFIEQLAEWSGSDGPSFFEDFAAPGPAALRADLDDAARQATEAVVALREWMSEVYAPAIEGAPDTVGRERYARWSRQFNGTDLDLDEAYAYGWAEYHRLLAEMKTEADKILPGAGPWEALAHLDVHGKHIEGVEEVRDWLQSLMDEAIEALDGTHFELAERVRKVESRIAPPGGAAAPYYTGPSEDFSRPGRTWLPTMGETRFPVYDLVSTWYHEGVPGHHLQIAQWTHVADSLSRYQASVGEVSANAEGWALYAERLMDELGFLPDAERRLGYLDAQMMRACRVIVDIGMHLELEIPADSPFHPGERWTPDLAEEFFGSHSGRPADFVASELTRYLSMPGQAIGYKLGERAWLLGRENARKAHGDAFDLKAWHMAALSQGSLGLDDLVDELSKL, from the coding sequence ATGTCAGACACATCGAGCCGCGCGCTGCCCCGCCAGGTCGCCGACGCCTACGTCGACGCACTCATCGAACTCGACCCGATCACGGGCACCTATCTGGGTGTGCCGGAAAGCTCGCGCCGCCTGCCCGATTTCTCACCGGCCGGTCAGGCCGCCCTCGCCGCCCTCGCCCGCGCCACCCTGGCGGAACTCGACGCCGCGGAGCAGGTGCCCGGCGCCGACAGCGACGCGGAACGCCGCTGCGGACGGCTGCTGCGTGAACGCCTGACGGCCGAACTCGCCGTCCATGACGCCGAGGAGGGGCTGCGGGCCGTCTCCAACATCCATTCGCCCGCCCACAGCGTCCGTGAGGTGTTCACGGTCACCCCGACCGAGACCGACGAGGACTGGGCAGCGGTGGTGGACCGCCTGCGCGCGGTTCCCGCAGCGCTGGAGGGGTACCGGGCCTCGCTGGCGCTCGGCCTGGAGCGCAAGCTCTACGGCGGGCCGCGCCCGACCGCCACCTTCATCGAGCAGCTGGCGGAGTGGAGCGGAAGCGACGGCCCGTCGTTCTTCGAGGACTTCGCCGCTCCCGGTCCCGCCGCGCTGCGCGCGGACCTGGACGACGCAGCCCGGCAGGCGACGGAAGCGGTCGTGGCACTGCGGGAGTGGATGAGTGAGGTCTACGCCCCCGCGATCGAGGGTGCGCCCGACACCGTGGGCAGGGAGCGCTATGCCCGCTGGTCCCGCCAGTTCAACGGCACCGATCTGGATCTCGACGAGGCGTACGCGTACGGCTGGGCCGAATACCACCGGCTGCTCGCCGAGATGAAGACGGAGGCCGACAAGATCCTGCCCGGCGCGGGTCCCTGGGAGGCGCTCGCCCACCTCGATGTGCACGGCAAGCACATCGAGGGCGTCGAGGAGGTCCGGGACTGGCTGCAGAGCCTGATGGACGAGGCGATCGAGGCACTCGACGGCACCCACTTCGAACTCGCCGAGCGGGTACGGAAGGTGGAGTCCCGGATCGCCCCGCCGGGGGGCGCGGCCGCGCCGTACTACACCGGTCCGTCCGAGGACTTCTCGCGCCCCGGCCGCACCTGGCTGCCGACCATGGGCGAGACCCGCTTCCCGGTGTACGACCTGGTCTCCACCTGGTACCACGAGGGTGTTCCCGGCCATCACCTGCAGATCGCCCAGTGGACTCATGTCGCCGACAGCCTGTCCCGCTACCAGGCGTCCGTGGGGGAGGTCAGCGCGAACGCCGAGGGATGGGCGCTGTACGCGGAGCGCCTGATGGACGAGCTGGGTTTCCTGCCCGACGCGGAACGGCGGCTCGGCTATCTGGACGCCCAGATGATGCGGGCCTGCCGGGTGATCGTGGACATCGGCATGCACCTGGAGCTGGAGATCCCGGCGGACTCGCCGTTCCATCCGGGTGAGCGCTGGACACCCGATCTGGCCGAGGAGTTCTTCGGCAGCCACAGCGGCCGTCCGGCGGACTTCGTGGCGAGCGAGCTGACCCGCTATCTGTCGATGCCGGGGCAGGCCATCGGCTACAAGCTGGGCGAGCGCGCCTGGCTGCTCGGCCGGGAGAACGCCCGCAAGGCGCACGGCGACGCGTTCGACCTCAAGGCCTGGCACATGGCCGCGCTGTCGCAGGGTTCGCTGGGTCTGGACGACCTGGTGGACGAGCTGTCGAAGCTCTGA
- a CDS encoding CoA-binding protein, which yields MYADEATIRRILRHSGDTWAVVGLSNNRSRAAYGVAEVLRRFGKRVVPVHPGAQPVHGEQGYASLAEIPFPVDVVDVFVNSELAGGVADEAVAVGAKAVWFQLGVTDEQAYERTRAAGLDMVMDRCPAIEIPRLAPGA from the coding sequence ATGTACGCAGACGAAGCGACGATCCGGCGGATCCTTCGGCACTCGGGCGACACCTGGGCGGTGGTGGGCCTGTCCAACAACCGTTCGCGGGCTGCCTACGGCGTCGCCGAGGTGCTCCGGCGCTTCGGCAAGCGGGTGGTGCCCGTGCATCCCGGGGCGCAGCCGGTACACGGCGAACAGGGGTACGCCTCGCTGGCGGAGATCCCGTTCCCGGTGGATGTGGTGGATGTCTTCGTCAACAGCGAGCTGGCGGGCGGGGTCGCGGACGAGGCGGTCGCGGTGGGCGCGAAGGCGGTGTGGTTCCAGCTGGGGGTGACGGACGAGCAGGCGTACGAGCGCACGCGTGCGGCCGGGCTCGACATGGTCATGGACAGGTGCCCCGCCATCGAGATCCCGCGGCTGGCGCCCGGGGCCTGA
- a CDS encoding exonuclease SbcCD subunit D, translating into MRILHTSDWHLGRSFHRVPLLDAQAACLDHLVATVRERDVDVVLVAGDVYDRAVPPLAAVELFDTALHRLADAGVPTVMISGNHDSARRLGVGAGLFGRAGIHLRTDPEGCATPVVLSDHHGDVAFYGLPYLEPALVKDTLGAAKAGHEAVLGAAMDKVRADLAARSGATGSGATRSVVLAHAFVAGGRPSDSERDITVGGVAAVPAGVFEGIDYVALGHLHGSQVVTERIRYSGSPLAYSFSEADHRKTMWLIDLDGSGGLTAERVDCPVPRPLARIRGRLDTLIEDPALERHENAWVEATLTDPARPAEPMVRLARRFPHILSLVLDPDRAPEDPHASYAQRLKGRDDHQIAEDFVAHVRGGTGPDDRERTVLREAFDDVRVDDGVHEVSR; encoded by the coding sequence TTGAGGATTCTGCACACCTCGGACTGGCACCTGGGACGGTCCTTCCACCGTGTCCCGCTGCTCGACGCGCAGGCCGCCTGCCTCGATCACCTGGTGGCGACCGTGCGGGAGCGGGACGTCGATGTGGTGCTGGTCGCCGGCGACGTCTACGACCGTGCCGTGCCGCCGCTGGCCGCCGTCGAACTCTTCGACACCGCGCTGCACCGGCTCGCCGACGCGGGCGTCCCGACCGTCATGATCTCCGGCAACCACGACTCGGCGCGCCGGCTCGGCGTCGGCGCGGGCCTCTTCGGGCGGGCGGGCATCCATCTGCGTACCGACCCCGAGGGCTGCGCCACCCCCGTCGTGCTGTCCGACCACCACGGCGACGTGGCGTTCTACGGCCTGCCCTATCTGGAACCCGCCCTCGTCAAGGACACCCTGGGAGCCGCGAAGGCCGGCCACGAGGCCGTCCTCGGCGCCGCCATGGACAAGGTCCGCGCGGACCTTGCCGCCCGGTCCGGTGCCACCGGGAGCGGCGCCACCCGGTCCGTGGTCCTCGCACACGCCTTCGTCGCGGGAGGCCGCCCCAGCGACAGCGAGCGCGACATCACCGTCGGCGGGGTCGCCGCCGTTCCGGCCGGAGTCTTCGAAGGCATCGACTACGTGGCCCTGGGCCACCTGCACGGCAGCCAGGTGGTCACCGAGCGCATCCGCTACTCCGGTTCTCCCCTCGCGTACTCCTTCTCCGAGGCCGACCACCGCAAGACCATGTGGCTGATCGACCTCGACGGCTCGGGCGGCCTCACCGCCGAACGCGTCGACTGCCCGGTCCCGCGGCCTCTCGCCCGGATCCGCGGCCGTCTGGACACCCTGATCGAGGACCCGGCCCTGGAGCGGCACGAGAACGCGTGGGTCGAGGCCACTCTCACCGACCCGGCACGCCCCGCCGAGCCGATGGTCCGCCTCGCTCGGCGCTTCCCGCACATCCTCAGCCTGGTCCTCGACCCGGACCGCGCCCCCGAGGACCCCCACGCCTCCTACGCCCAGCGGCTCAAGGGGCGCGACGACCACCAGATCGCGGAGGACTTCGTGGCCCATGTCCGGGGCGGCACCGGGCCCGACGACCGGGAGCGCACCGTGCTGCGCGAGGCCTTCGACGACGTACGGGTGGACGACGGCGTGCACGAGGTGTCGCGTTGA
- a CDS encoding GNAT family N-acetyltransferase — translation MTSAKSARRPHHWRRDLIELAALFTAVAVADAIANLIGHQPDGPYLLIASAVALVATATFHTWWARRHSHAPPPGPGSGATDSATDSATAPARSSAMGPVPADGEGGPSLSTGETVLWRMRTTVRDSPGTLAALCTALARFRIDILTLQTHPLAQGTVDEFLLRAPATLQAQELTREISAAGGSSTWIERADAHDLVDTPTSVLGLATRTALDAAELPLALRRLLGRCTIHSLPAVSATGRPTGESAPVEGVLEETVMRLRDPSGGVITVERPYLPFTPTEFARARALVELDARLGPRVPRSRAVLTLPEGNEITVRRADRGDLAAARAMHDRCSERTLGLRYHGPVRDADRYLDHLLSPRFGRTLAVQTASGRLVALGHLLWDGDETEVALLVEDDWQRRGIGSELLGRLVALAVEAGCESVYAVTQSRNTGMVAAMRALGLPLDYQIEEGTLVITARLRTAPAVPGAAAAPAAATAPATTTAPTAVPGRPNGPGPRGGQVPR, via the coding sequence GTGACATCTGCGAAGAGTGCCCGCCGTCCGCACCACTGGCGGCGGGACCTGATCGAACTGGCCGCCCTGTTCACGGCGGTCGCCGTTGCCGACGCGATCGCCAATCTGATCGGCCACCAGCCGGACGGCCCCTATCTCCTGATCGCCTCGGCCGTGGCGCTCGTGGCCACGGCCACCTTCCACACATGGTGGGCACGGCGTCACAGCCACGCCCCGCCGCCGGGCCCCGGCAGCGGGGCGACGGACTCCGCCACGGATTCCGCCACGGCCCCGGCCAGGAGCTCGGCCATGGGCCCCGTCCCGGCCGACGGGGAGGGAGGACCGTCCCTGTCCACCGGGGAGACGGTGCTGTGGCGGATGCGGACGACCGTACGGGACAGTCCGGGCACCCTGGCCGCGCTGTGCACCGCACTCGCCCGGTTCCGGATCGACATCCTCACCCTGCAGACCCACCCGCTGGCGCAGGGCACCGTCGACGAGTTCCTGCTCCGCGCGCCCGCGACGCTCCAGGCCCAGGAGCTGACCCGGGAGATCTCGGCGGCGGGCGGCAGTTCCACCTGGATCGAACGGGCGGACGCCCACGATCTGGTCGACACCCCGACGAGCGTCCTCGGGCTGGCCACCCGTACCGCGCTCGACGCGGCGGAACTCCCCCTGGCACTGCGCCGGCTGCTCGGCCGGTGCACGATCCACTCGCTGCCCGCGGTATCGGCAACCGGACGACCCACCGGTGAGAGCGCACCCGTGGAGGGCGTGCTGGAGGAGACCGTGATGCGGCTGCGCGACCCGTCCGGCGGGGTGATCACCGTCGAACGTCCGTATCTGCCCTTCACACCGACCGAGTTCGCCCGCGCCCGCGCGCTGGTCGAGCTCGACGCCCGGCTCGGCCCCCGGGTCCCGCGCAGCCGGGCCGTGCTCACCCTCCCCGAGGGCAACGAGATCACCGTGCGCCGCGCGGACCGCGGCGACCTCGCCGCCGCCCGCGCCATGCACGACCGCTGCTCCGAGCGCACGCTCGGCCTGCGCTACCACGGTCCGGTCCGTGACGCGGACCGGTACCTGGACCACCTGCTGAGCCCGCGCTTCGGCCGGACCCTCGCCGTGCAGACCGCCTCCGGCCGCCTGGTGGCGCTCGGCCATCTCCTCTGGGACGGCGACGAGACCGAGGTCGCACTCCTCGTCGAGGACGACTGGCAGCGACGGGGAATCGGATCGGAACTGCTCGGCCGCCTGGTGGCACTCGCCGTGGAGGCGGGCTGCGAGAGCGTGTACGCCGTGACGCAGTCCCGCAACACCGGCATGGTCGCGGCCATGCGCGCGCTCGGGCTGCCCCTCGACTACCAGATCGAGGAAGGCACCCTGGTCATCACCGCCCGGCTGAGGACCGCTCCGGCTGTTCCCGGCGCCGCTGCCGCTCCCGCAGCAGCGACTGCTCCGGCAACTACGACGGCTCCGACAGCAGTTCCCGGCCGGCCGAACGGTCCCGGTCCGCGGGGAGGGCAGGTCCCTCGCTGA
- a CDS encoding YigZ family protein, which translates to MQEQYRTVARAGVHETEINRSRFLCALAPAATEQEAQEFVARVRREHPTATHNCFAYVIGADASVQKASDDGEPGGTAGVPMLQMLLRREVRYVVAVVTRYYGGVKLGAGGLIRAYGGVVGEALDELGTLTRQRFRLATVTVDHQRAGKLENDLRATGRNVREVRYAEAVTIEIGLPDSDVPAFTAWLADATAGSATLVLGGEAYGDA; encoded by the coding sequence ATGCAGGAGCAGTACCGGACAGTCGCCCGCGCGGGCGTGCACGAGACCGAGATCAACCGATCACGCTTCCTCTGCGCGCTCGCCCCCGCCGCCACCGAACAGGAGGCGCAGGAGTTCGTCGCACGTGTCCGCAGGGAACACCCCACCGCCACACACAACTGCTTCGCGTACGTGATCGGCGCCGACGCCTCCGTACAGAAGGCGAGCGACGACGGCGAGCCCGGCGGCACCGCCGGTGTCCCCATGCTCCAGATGCTGCTGCGCCGCGAGGTGCGCTACGTCGTCGCGGTCGTCACCCGCTACTACGGCGGTGTGAAACTCGGCGCCGGCGGTCTGATCCGGGCGTACGGGGGAGTGGTCGGCGAAGCACTCGACGAACTCGGCACCCTCACCCGGCAGCGGTTCCGGCTCGCGACGGTCACCGTCGACCACCAGCGGGCGGGCAAGCTGGAGAACGATCTGCGCGCCACCGGCCGGAACGTGCGCGAGGTGCGGTACGCGGAGGCCGTCACCATCGAGATCGGACTCCCGGACTCCGACGTCCCGGCGTTCACGGCCTGGCTGGCCGACGCGACCGCCGGATCGGCGACGCTGGTGCTGGGCGGCGAGGCGTACGGCGATGCCTGA
- a CDS encoding Lrp/AsnC family transcriptional regulator, which translates to MAESVALDPVDLHILRLLQNDARTTYRELAAEVGVAPSTCLDRVTRLRRSGVILGHQLRLDPAMLGRGLEALLLVQVRPHRRELIGPFVERIRALPESRALFHLTGPDDYLVHVAVAGTADLQRLVLDEFTSRREVARVETRLIFQQWECGPLLPPSEGQPGGGKPPVGKPAGGKPGSGKPGSGKPGSGS; encoded by the coding sequence ATGGCCGAATCTGTCGCTTTGGATCCGGTGGATCTGCACATTCTGCGACTGCTGCAGAACGATGCACGGACCACGTACCGCGAACTCGCCGCCGAAGTGGGTGTGGCGCCCTCCACCTGCCTGGACCGGGTGACCCGGCTGCGCCGCTCGGGTGTGATTCTCGGCCATCAGCTGCGGCTCGACCCCGCCATGCTCGGCCGGGGTCTGGAGGCCCTGCTCCTGGTGCAGGTCCGGCCGCACCGCCGGGAACTCATCGGCCCGTTCGTCGAGCGGATCAGGGCGCTGCCGGAGTCCCGTGCGCTGTTCCACCTCACCGGCCCCGACGACTATCTCGTCCATGTCGCGGTCGCCGGCACGGCGGATCTGCAACGGCTCGTGCTGGACGAGTTCACCTCGCGCCGTGAGGTGGCCCGGGTGGAGACCCGGCTGATCTTCCAGCAGTGGGAGTGCGGTCCGCTGCTGCCACCGTCCGAGGGGCAGCCGGGCGGAGGGAAGCCGCCTGTGGGGAAGCCGGCCGGCGGGAAGCCGGGCAGCGGGAAGCCGGGCAGCGGGAAGCCGGGCAGCGGCTCCTGA
- a CDS encoding PLP-dependent aspartate aminotransferase family protein, with translation MDNEVSMTPPAPSRSRALATEAVHAGRDDLASLGLHAPPLDLSTTYPSYDSRGEAERIDAFATTGARPDGPPVYARLDNPTTARFETALAQLEGTDSAVAFASGMAALTAVLLARSSMGLRHVVAVRPLYGCSDHLLGAGLLGTEVTWTDPAGIADAIRPDTGLVMVETPANPTLAEVGIRAVAHSCGSVPLLVDNTFATPVLQRPAEHGARIVLHSATKYLGGHGDVMGGVVACDEEFAARLRQVRFATGGVLHPLAGYLLLRGLSTLPVRVRAASASAAELSRRLTADPRISRVHYPALGGAMVSFEVYGDPHRVIAGVRLITPAVSLGSVDSLIQHPASISHRIVDEGDRQASGVGDRLLRMSVGLEDVEDLWADLCQALSEGPALPADRDRSAGRELLSEPS, from the coding sequence ATGGACAACGAAGTCTCGATGACGCCCCCGGCCCCATCCCGGTCCAGGGCGCTGGCCACCGAAGCCGTGCACGCCGGACGCGACGATCTCGCCTCACTCGGACTGCACGCCCCACCGCTCGACCTGTCCACCACCTATCCCTCGTACGACTCCCGGGGCGAGGCCGAACGGATCGACGCCTTCGCCACGACCGGCGCCCGGCCGGACGGCCCGCCGGTCTACGCCCGGCTGGACAACCCGACCACCGCTCGTTTCGAGACGGCCCTGGCCCAGCTGGAGGGGACCGACAGCGCTGTCGCGTTCGCCAGCGGAATGGCGGCGCTGACGGCCGTCCTGCTGGCCCGTTCGAGCATGGGGCTGCGCCATGTGGTGGCCGTCCGCCCCCTCTACGGGTGCAGCGACCATCTGCTGGGTGCGGGACTGCTGGGCACCGAGGTGACCTGGACCGATCCGGCCGGCATCGCTGACGCGATCCGGCCCGACACCGGCCTGGTGATGGTCGAGACACCGGCCAACCCCACCCTCGCGGAGGTCGGCATCCGGGCCGTCGCCCACTCCTGCGGGTCCGTGCCGCTGCTCGTCGACAACACCTTCGCCACTCCTGTGCTCCAGCGGCCGGCCGAGCACGGCGCCCGGATCGTCCTGCACAGCGCGACCAAGTACCTGGGCGGGCACGGGGATGTGATGGGCGGAGTCGTGGCCTGCGACGAGGAGTTCGCGGCCCGGCTGCGCCAGGTGCGGTTCGCCACGGGTGGCGTGCTGCATCCGCTGGCCGGCTACCTGCTGCTGCGCGGGCTCTCCACGCTGCCGGTGCGTGTCCGGGCGGCGTCGGCGAGCGCGGCCGAGCTGTCCCGCCGCCTCACCGCCGACCCGCGGATCTCACGGGTGCACTACCCGGCGCTGGGCGGGGCGATGGTCTCGTTCGAGGTGTACGGGGATCCGCACCGCGTGATCGCGGGGGTACGGCTCATCACGCCCGCCGTCAGCCTGGGCAGTGTGGACTCGCTGATCCAGCATCCGGCCTCCATCAGCCACCGCATTGTGGATGAGGGAGACCGACAGGCGTCCGGTGTGGGGGACCGGCTGCTGCGCATGTCGGTCGGCCTGGAGGACGTCGAGGATCTGTGGGCGGATCTGTGCCAGGCGCTCAGCGAGGGACCTGCCCTCCCCGCGGACCGGGACCGTTCGGCCGGCCGGGAACTGCTGTCGGAGCCGTCGTAG
- a CDS encoding SMC family ATPase — MRLHRLTLTAFGPFGATQEVDFDALSSAGLFLLHGPTGAGKTSVLDAVCYALYGAVPGARQSPGTSLRSDHAPAGLPTEVLLEMTVGGRRLEITRRPAQPRPKKKGDGFTTEKAQSWLREYDAEHGWRALSRSHQEIGEEITQLIGMSRDQFCQVVLLPQGDFARFLRADAEARGRLLGRLFDTRRFAAVEERLAELRRGAEARVKAGDEKILAVAQRLAQAAGPAADEVPPPGAQPGEPGLAEDVLEWAAIARSTARERLDIARSVLSAVEGERDTARRALDTERELARLQQRYEETLRRAAALEERRPGRDRRHERLERARKADRVAPALELRDEAERAYRTANEARERSRALLPGGLRDAGAEQLAELERRLRQELGGLDAARRAERRSAEIDAERSRLERQSRADDDLIQEAAGWLAGWDTAHRTLRERIETAQESATRAEQVAGRLAPARRRLDAARRRDTLAVEAASARHRLDEARERALAAHETWLGLRERRLRDIAAELAAELVDGAACTVCGSAEHPAPASAGDGHVDRATEEAALAAHRHAEEARARAEHALGVVRERHTAARAEAAEEPDAAGAGAGAGAGAGAGAGPGPGDAARASAVDPAAAELEALVDRLAREHAEAHRLAAGTHAAREALAAAEREHLGRLDEQQQAERRAAARTSQREALDREQSALEAGLVMARGESDSVAAHADLLARRVALLAGAAAAVRTEQDAAQRRKEADDRLSDAAFRAGFSTPQEAAETLLDAVGQRDLQQRIDAWQAEAAAVADRRAEHDARAAAERPRAAPDLAQAAYDRSERLLRDTATALAAAEERCAELGRLSRRAAEEVRGLGPVRQEYERVARLAGLTAGTAADNERKMRLEAYVLAARLEQVAAAATARLQRMSSGRYTLVHSDARAGGRRSGLGLHVVDAWTGRERDTATLSGGETFFASLALALGLADVVTDEAGGAGLDTLFIDEGFGSLDDQTLDEVLDVLDSLRERDRSVGIVSHVADLRRRIPAQLEVVKERNGSAVRHRVT, encoded by the coding sequence TTGAGACTGCACCGCCTCACCCTCACCGCCTTCGGCCCCTTCGGCGCCACCCAGGAAGTCGACTTCGACGCGCTCAGCTCGGCCGGCCTCTTCCTGCTGCACGGACCGACCGGAGCCGGGAAGACCTCGGTGCTGGACGCAGTCTGCTACGCCCTGTACGGCGCGGTTCCCGGCGCCCGCCAGAGCCCCGGCACCTCCCTGCGCAGCGACCACGCGCCCGCGGGGCTGCCGACCGAGGTCCTGCTGGAGATGACCGTCGGGGGCCGCCGCCTCGAAATCACCCGCAGGCCCGCCCAGCCCCGCCCCAAGAAGAAGGGCGACGGCTTCACGACGGAGAAGGCGCAGAGCTGGCTGCGCGAGTACGACGCCGAGCACGGCTGGCGGGCCCTCAGCCGCTCCCACCAGGAGATCGGCGAGGAGATCACCCAGCTCATCGGGATGAGCCGGGACCAGTTCTGCCAGGTCGTGCTGCTGCCCCAGGGCGACTTCGCCCGCTTCCTGCGCGCCGACGCGGAGGCCCGCGGCAGACTCCTCGGGCGGCTCTTCGACACCCGGCGCTTCGCCGCCGTGGAGGAGCGCCTCGCCGAACTGCGACGCGGCGCCGAGGCCAGGGTGAAGGCGGGGGACGAGAAGATCCTCGCCGTCGCCCAGCGTCTCGCCCAGGCCGCCGGCCCCGCGGCCGACGAGGTCCCACCGCCCGGCGCGCAGCCGGGAGAGCCGGGACTGGCCGAGGACGTACTGGAGTGGGCCGCCATCGCCCGCAGCACGGCGCGCGAACGGCTCGACATCGCCCGTTCCGTCCTGTCCGCGGTGGAGGGGGAACGGGACACCGCCCGCCGCGCACTGGACACGGAACGCGAGCTGGCGAGGCTCCAGCAGCGGTACGAGGAGACCCTGCGGCGCGCCGCGGCGCTGGAGGAGCGGCGCCCCGGGCGGGACCGCCGGCACGAGCGTCTGGAGCGTGCCCGCAAGGCGGACCGGGTCGCACCGGCCCTGGAGCTCCGCGACGAGGCCGAACGGGCCTACCGCACGGCGAACGAGGCCCGCGAGCGCTCCCGTGCCCTGCTGCCCGGAGGTCTGCGCGACGCGGGCGCGGAGCAGCTCGCCGAACTGGAGCGCCGGTTGCGCCAGGAGCTCGGCGGACTCGATGCCGCCCGCCGCGCCGAACGCCGCAGCGCGGAGATCGACGCCGAACGGAGCCGGCTGGAACGGCAGTCCCGGGCCGACGACGACCTGATCCAGGAAGCGGCCGGCTGGCTGGCCGGCTGGGACACCGCCCACCGGACCCTGCGGGAGCGGATCGAAACGGCACAGGAGTCGGCGACCCGCGCCGAACAGGTGGCGGGGCGTCTGGCCCCGGCCCGCAGGAGGCTGGACGCCGCACGCCGCCGCGACACACTGGCCGTCGAGGCGGCGTCCGCCCGCCACCGGCTGGACGAGGCCCGCGAACGCGCCCTCGCCGCCCATGAGACCTGGCTGGGCCTGCGCGAGCGGCGCCTGCGGGACATCGCGGCGGAGCTGGCGGCCGAACTCGTCGACGGTGCGGCCTGCACGGTGTGCGGCTCGGCCGAGCACCCGGCGCCGGCCAGCGCGGGCGACGGCCATGTCGACCGGGCGACGGAGGAGGCGGCCCTCGCCGCCCACCGGCACGCGGAGGAGGCGCGTGCCCGGGCGGAGCACGCGCTGGGAGTCGTACGCGAACGGCACACCGCGGCGCGTGCGGAAGCCGCGGAAGAGCCTGATGCCGCCGGAGCCGGAGCCGGAGCCGGAGCGGGGGCCGGAGCCGGAGCGGGGCCGGGGCCGGGCGATGCCGCTCGTGCCTCGGCCGTGGACCCCGCGGCCGCCGAACTGGAAGCGCTCGTGGACCGGTTGGCGCGCGAGCATGCCGAGGCGCACCGCCTCGCGGCCGGGACGCACGCCGCGCGCGAGGCCCTCGCCGCGGCCGAGCGGGAGCACCTGGGCCGCCTCGACGAGCAGCAGCAGGCCGAGCGGAGGGCCGCCGCCCGGACCTCCCAGCGGGAGGCGCTCGACCGTGAGCAGTCCGCGCTGGAAGCCGGACTCGTCATGGCCCGGGGGGAGTCGGACTCCGTCGCCGCGCACGCCGACCTGCTCGCCCGCCGGGTCGCGCTCCTCGCCGGGGCGGCGGCGGCCGTACGCACCGAACAGGACGCGGCGCAACGGCGCAAGGAGGCCGACGACCGGCTCTCCGACGCTGCCTTCCGCGCGGGTTTCAGCACCCCGCAGGAGGCCGCGGAGACCCTGCTCGACGCCGTCGGCCAGCGCGACCTCCAGCAACGGATCGACGCCTGGCAGGCCGAGGCAGCCGCGGTGGCCGACCGGCGCGCCGAACACGACGCGCGAGCTGCCGCCGAGCGCCCGCGGGCGGCGCCGGACCTCGCGCAGGCCGCGTACGACCGGTCCGAGCGTCTGCTGCGCGACACCGCGACGGCGCTCGCCGCCGCGGAGGAGCGCTGCGCCGAACTCGGCCGTCTCTCGCGGCGAGCAGCCGAGGAGGTCCGGGGGCTGGGCCCGGTGCGCCAGGAGTACGAGCGTGTCGCGCGGCTCGCCGGGCTGACCGCGGGCACCGCCGCCGACAACGAGCGCAAGATGCGCCTGGAGGCGTACGTACTCGCCGCCCGCCTCGAACAGGTGGCCGCGGCCGCCACCGCCCGGCTTCAGCGGATGTCCTCGGGCCGTTACACCCTGGTCCACTCCGATGCCCGCGCCGGAGGCCGCCGGTCGGGACTCGGCCTGCATGTCGTCGACGCCTGGACGGGCCGCGAGCGCGATACGGCCACGCTCTCCGGGGGCGAGACGTTCTTCGCCTCGCTCGCCCTGGCACTCGGCCTCGCCGATGTCGTCACCGACGAGGCGGGCGGCGCCGGGCTGGACACGCTCTTCATCGACGAGGGCTTCGGCAGCCTGGACGACCAGACCCTGGACGAGGTGCTCGACGTGTTGGACTCGCTGCGCGAGCGGGACCGCAGCGTCGGCATCGTCAGCCATGTCGCCGATCTGCGCCGCCGGATCCCCGCCCAGCTCGAAGTGGTGAAGGAGCGGAACGGGTCAGCGGTGCGCCACCGGGTGACCTGA